CGCCATCAATCGCTCACGGTACGTCTTGTTCTGCATCAGGAAGACACCGATGGGCACAATCAAAAACAGCCAGTCTTCTTTCATGATATACAACGACCGACCGACCGTCTCGCCCAACATCGAACAAACGAATATCCATATTATGTAGAGGGCCACGAAAACGTAAAACCGCTTCAATGAATCGACGAAAGGCTGGTAACGGTGAACGACAATCACTGTGATAAACAAGGCCAGCGACACACCCAAGGCCATCTGAGCCAGGGCTATCGAAAAGGTGCTGCCGAATATGAACAGAGCATAGAAGAAAAAGAGAGCGTCGGTTAATCTTGACGGCGCGATTTGGTTCATCCGAATAGATCGCCTTCGATCAGTTCCACCAGGCTGTGGATGATGAAAATATGTTCTTCCTGGATGCGTTGAGTCGAGGTGTGCGGTATTATCAACGGTCGTTCGATCTGTTTGGCCAGCTTGCCCCCGCGTCCGCCCAGTAAAGCCGCCGATAACATGCCGCGCTCACGAGCCACGGCCACGGCCTTGATCAAATTCGGTGAATTGCCGGAAGTGGAGAGAACAAACAACAGGTCCCCTTTGCTACCCAGCCCTTCCACCTGTCGGGCGAAGACGTTTTCGTATCCGAAATCATTGGCCGCGGCTGTGGTCACGGATGGGTCCATCCCGAGCGCGATAGCCGGCAGCGACTGGCGGTTTCGTTCCGCAGTTAGCCGCACAATCATCTCGGCCGCAAAGTGGGAGGCGTCAGAAGCGGAGCCACCATTGCCGGCTATGAGTAACTTGCCGCCGGCTCCGATCACTCCTGAGATCACAGCAGCCAGATCGAGAATTTGCAGTCCTAATTGATCGACCACTGCGCGGCGCAGAATAGCTGAATCTTCGGCTGCTTTTTTCAGTGGTGCCAGGCGGACATCTTCGTTCATGCCGTTACTTTCTCCTTATAATGAATAGCCGCGCCGAACTCACGCATCAACTCCGGGTCCGGTTCACACTCCAAACCACTGCCGATTACCACAAACGAAGCACCGGCCTTGACTCGGGCTTCGCAATCCGAGGGTGTTCGCAGCCCTCCGCCGACAATGATCCCAATATCGACATAAGACGACACTGCTTCGACCATTTCCACCGACACCGGCCACTCGGCACCGGAGCCTGCTTCCAGATAGACCAGCTTCATTCCGAGGTATTGAGCGGCCAGGGCATGGGCGCAGGCGATGTCGTTCTTGCTGCGCGGAATCGGCAAAGTGCCGGATATGTATTGCACCGATGTCAGTGGTCCGGATTCAATCAATAGATAGCCGGTCGGGATAGTTTCGAGATTGCATCTTTTGATAATCGGGGCTCCTTTTACTTGTTCGTCGATTAGGTAGCTCGGGTTGCGGCCGGACAGCAACGAAGTGAACAGGATAGCATCCGCCGATGGACAAATCTGGGCATACGATCCCGGAAAAATAATCACCGGCACGGGTGAAATCTGTTTTATTTCCTTAACGGAAGTGGCGAAATCTCCGTCCAACATAAACGATGTTCCTACCAGAATAGCATCCACGCCACAGTCAGCGGCCGCTTCAGCCAGCGGCAGATAGACCTCCCGGCTGACCCGGTCCGGGTCCAGAAGAAGCAGAAACCCGGCGCCACGTTCTGAGCAGGCGGTTATCAATTTTGTGTAGATCGGTCCATCGATCACTTGTTCTTCCTTGTTGGTGACATACTCTGACTACTATGCTCTCGCTACTTCCTTGATTTTTTTCCCGAAAACTTCATAGACTTCACTGGCCGCTGTGCCCGTGGCGATCGTTCCCTGCGCGAAGTTCGGTTTGCCGCCGCCGCGACCACCGAGTATGCTGAGGCACTCCTTAGCCAGCGACCCGCTGTGCAGATCATACTGACTTGTCGCTGTGGCGCTGGAGCCGATCATAACCGTCGGTTTATCTGCAATGGTACCGAAAGCCAGCACCACAACAGGTTCGTTGATGGATTTCTCACTGTCCACCCAGCCGGCCATCACATCACGATCCGACTGGCCGAAATCATGCGTAATGTAGCTCACCTTTCCAATGGGCCGACGTTCACCAATCGACTGGCCGCCGCCTGAGAACATCTCGGCTTTTACTTTCTTGATCTCTTTCTCAAGCGCGAGGTTGCTTTCTTTCAACTGTTGCAGCGCATCCCCCACCTCTTCCTCTGACCGTCCGAGCAGTTGAGATGCATCCTGACGGAATCGCTTGGCATCAAGCATCAGTTTGATCGCCTCACGTCCGGTTATGGCTTCGAGCCGCCTGACACCCGAGGCGATCCCCGTTTCAAGCGTAATAAAAAACGGGCCGATCTGACTGGTATTGCTTACATGCGTGCCGCCGCACAGTTCCTTGGAAAAGTCGGCGATGGATACCACGCGCACGAGGTCGTCGTATTTCTCACCAAACAGCGCCGTGGCGCCGGACTTTTTGGCGGCATCGACATCCATCTCTTCGGTGGTGACATTGGTTGCATTCAGGATTTGTTCGTTGACGATCTGTTCGACTTGTGCGACCTCGCCGGGTGTCATCGGTTGGTGATGCGAAAAATCAAAGCGTAGCCGGTCGGGTCCGACATACGAGCCGGACTGTTTGACATGATCGCCCAGCACCATACGCAGGGCTTTGTGGGCCAGGTGGGTGGCGGTGTGGTTGCGCTGGATGTCCCAGCGTCGTTCTGAGTCGACGGAGGCGGTTACGGTCGCACCTTTCTCGAAGTGTTCTCGCTGTCCCGGCTCAACCACCTCACCCTTGTGAATGTGCCATCCCTGATGAAGTGACATGGAATCTACGCGCAACACCGAATCTCCTGCTGTAATCATACCTGTGTCGCTGATCTGTCCACCCGATTCAGCGTAGAAGGGTGTTTCTTTCAGGATTACGAAATCTTGCGAGTCTACGGTTCCATCCCCAATGACATCTGACGGCCGATGCCAGACAACTTTTGAGAGAACTGGTTCGTCTGTTCTTACAAAATCCGTAGGATCGCCCGATGGTGGGCTATGGTCAAGAACCGCCCTAAGTGTCACATCGTGCGTTGCGGTCACCCCCCCCGCCTTCGACTGCTCTTTCTGCTTGGCCATGGCCGCATCGAAACCGGGTTGATCCAAAGTCAACCCCTGCTCGCCGGCGATGATCTCGGTTAAGTCATAAGGAAAACCGTAAGTGTCGTACAACTTGAATACATCAGCGCCATCGATAACGGTTCCGCCCGTGCCCTTAACTTTCTTTGCCACCTGTTCGAACAACCCCAGCCCGGTCTCAAGCGTGCGCAGGAAGGACTCTTCTTCGGCCTTGATAACATGTTCGATATGCGACTGCTTCTCGCCAATCTCCGGATAGGCATCCGACATGGCGTTGACCAACGTGGGTACCAGTGTGTGGATAAATGGCTCGTGCATCCCCAGCAACCGTCCATGCCGCGCGGCTCGGCGTAGAAAACGACGCAGCACATATCCCCGCCCTTCGTTGGAGATACCTGCGCCGTCGGCAATGGCAAAGGTCAACGCACGCAAGTGGTCGGCGATGACATGGTGCGAAGATACATGGTCTGAATACTTTGAGCTTGTGACCTCCGAGATAGCCTTAATCAAATCCTGAAACAGATCGATTCCATAGTTGCTGTCGACACCTTGCAGGATCGACGCAATTCGTTCAAACCCCAGACCGGTATCGACCGAAGGTTTCGGTAGCGGTACTACTGTTCCATCTGAAAGCTGGTCAAATTGTGTGAAAACCAGGTTCCAGAATTCGACAAATCGCTCTCCCTCACCATTGACGACATCCTCGGGGCCGGTACCCCATTCTTCACCTCTGTCGAAATGAATTTCCGAGCAGGGACCGCATGGACCAATGTCGCCCATACTCCAGAAGTTGTCTTCCTTGCCGAATCTCTGAATGCGCCCGTTCTTCAACTCCGGTGCAATTTTCTCCCACAGAGCGTGGGATTCGTCATCGTCCTCGTATATGGAAACATGCAGCCGACCAGTTGGCAATTGGAGAATCTTGGTGCAATACTCCCATGCGTACAGAATAGTCTCTTCTTTGAAATAGTCTCCGAAAGAGAAATTGCCCAGCATTTCAAAAAAGGTGTGATGACGCGCCGTGAAACCGACATTGTCCAGATCATTGTGCTTACCGCCTGCTCGGATGCATTTTTGAACAGAGGTCGCACGCTTGTAATCAACTTTTCGATGCCCCGTGTAGATA
This genomic window from Candidatus Zixiibacteriota bacterium contains:
- a CDS encoding SIS domain-containing protein, with protein sequence MNEDVRLAPLKKAAEDSAILRRAVVDQLGLQILDLAAVISGVIGAGGKLLIAGNGGSASDASHFAAEMIVRLTAERNRQSLPAIALGMDPSVTTAAANDFGYENVFARQVEGLGSKGDLLFVLSTSGNSPNLIKAVAVARERGMLSAALLGGRGGKLAKQIERPLIIPHTSTQRIQEEHIFIIHSLVELIEGDLFG
- a CDS encoding geranylgeranylglyceryl/heptaprenylglyceryl phosphate synthase, whose amino-acid sequence is MIDGPIYTKLITACSERGAGFLLLLDPDRVSREVYLPLAEAAADCGVDAILVGTSFMLDGDFATSVKEIKQISPVPVIIFPGSYAQICPSADAILFTSLLSGRNPSYLIDEQVKGAPIIKRCNLETIPTGYLLIESGPLTSVQYISGTLPIPRSKNDIACAHALAAQYLGMKLVYLEAGSGAEWPVSVEMVEAVSSYVDIGIIVGGGLRTPSDCEARVKAGASFVVIGSGLECEPDPELMREFGAAIHYKEKVTA
- the alaS gene encoding alanine--tRNA ligase codes for the protein MRNPKIKTAEIRKNFLEFFKARDHRIVPSSPLIPFDDPTILFINAGMVPFKDIYTGHRKVDYKRATSVQKCIRAGGKHNDLDNVGFTARHHTFFEMLGNFSFGDYFKEETILYAWEYCTKILQLPTGRLHVSIYEDDDESHALWEKIAPELKNGRIQRFGKEDNFWSMGDIGPCGPCSEIHFDRGEEWGTGPEDVVNGEGERFVEFWNLVFTQFDQLSDGTVVPLPKPSVDTGLGFERIASILQGVDSNYGIDLFQDLIKAISEVTSSKYSDHVSSHHVIADHLRALTFAIADGAGISNEGRGYVLRRFLRRAARHGRLLGMHEPFIHTLVPTLVNAMSDAYPEIGEKQSHIEHVIKAEEESFLRTLETGLGLFEQVAKKVKGTGGTVIDGADVFKLYDTYGFPYDLTEIIAGEQGLTLDQPGFDAAMAKQKEQSKAGGVTATHDVTLRAVLDHSPPSGDPTDFVRTDEPVLSKVVWHRPSDVIGDGTVDSQDFVILKETPFYAESGGQISDTGMITAGDSVLRVDSMSLHQGWHIHKGEVVEPGQREHFEKGATVTASVDSERRWDIQRNHTATHLAHKALRMVLGDHVKQSGSYVGPDRLRFDFSHHQPMTPGEVAQVEQIVNEQILNATNVTTEEMDVDAAKKSGATALFGEKYDDLVRVVSIADFSKELCGGTHVSNTSQIGPFFITLETGIASGVRRLEAITGREAIKLMLDAKRFRQDASQLLGRSEEEVGDALQQLKESNLALEKEIKKVKAEMFSGGGQSIGERRPIGKVSYITHDFGQSDRDVMAGWVDSEKSINEPVVVLAFGTIADKPTVMIGSSATATSQYDLHSGSLAKECLSILGGRGGGKPNFAQGTIATGTAASEVYEVFGKKIKEVARA